One stretch of Terriglobales bacterium DNA includes these proteins:
- a CDS encoding OsmC family protein → MDIRSLQRPLKDRYRQDPNSSRITLTARGSQTAAPIACSVDLGRAIYQAQAHQGVGGAGSGACSGDLLLGALAACAQITCQMVAAAMGVPTESIDVRVDGDLDLRGTLGMSKEVPVGFGSIRVKFDIRAPQATAEQRKALQEKTEQYCVVMQTLLKPPKIESEWAE, encoded by the coding sequence ATGGACATTCGATCGTTGCAGCGCCCGCTGAAGGACCGCTACCGGCAGGACCCGAACAGCTCCCGCATCACGCTGACCGCGCGCGGTTCGCAGACGGCTGCGCCGATTGCCTGCTCAGTGGACCTGGGCCGCGCCATCTACCAGGCGCAGGCACACCAGGGCGTGGGCGGCGCGGGCAGCGGCGCCTGCTCCGGCGACCTGCTGCTGGGCGCCCTGGCGGCATGCGCGCAGATTACGTGCCAGATGGTGGCAGCAGCGATGGGCGTGCCGACGGAAAGCATCGATGTGCGGGTGGACGGCGACCTGGACCTGCGGGGAACACTGGGCATGTCGAAGGAAGTGCCGGTGGGATTCGGGAGCATCCGGGTGAAGTTCGACATCCGGGCGCCGCAGGCGACCGCGGAGCAGCGGAAAGCGCTGCAGGAAAAAACCGAACAGTACTGCGTGGTGATGCAGACGCTGCTGAAGCCGCCGAAGATCGAGAGCGAGTGGGCGGAGTGA
- a CDS encoding DUF1778 domain-containing protein produces MATAVKKRSTAKSERINFRVSAAEERLIRLGAEKRGEKVTRFIVQSACAAAEVALADQKHFELAPAQFARFADALDRPAKVIPSLQKLFAQKSVLER; encoded by the coding sequence ATGGCGACAGCGGTTAAGAAGCGGTCGACGGCGAAATCGGAGAGGATCAACTTCCGTGTATCGGCGGCTGAGGAGCGCCTGATCCGGCTTGGAGCGGAGAAAAGAGGCGAGAAGGTGACCCGCTTCATTGTGCAAAGCGCATGTGCCGCCGCCGAAGTGGCTCTGGCTGACCAGAAACACTTCGAACTCGCTCCCGCCCAGTTTGCCCGGTTCGCGGACGCGCTCGACCGGCCTGCAAAGGTCATCCCCTCCCTGCAGAAACTGTTCGCACAGAAGTCGGTTCTTGAGCGCTGA
- a CDS encoding GNAT family N-acetyltransferase, with protein MNESRTKPPLSAVELLTSDHDVSDFDCGKHVSLTDWLKRFARMNQSSGDTRTYVVHRNRKVVGYYSLAPGSVSRKEAAVRARKSAPEPVPIVLLARLAIDKAEQGQGLGSALLKDALQRAYAGAEIIGGRAVLVHAIDAEAAAFYRKYGFESCPGLELHLMLLMKDLRTTLGV; from the coding sequence TTGAACGAATCGCGAACAAAGCCGCCTCTTTCAGCGGTCGAATTGCTGACCTCTGATCACGACGTGAGTGATTTTGACTGCGGCAAGCATGTCTCACTAACCGACTGGCTCAAGCGCTTTGCGCGCATGAATCAGTCGAGCGGAGATACGCGCACCTACGTCGTTCATCGAAATCGGAAGGTCGTGGGCTACTACTCGCTTGCTCCTGGCAGCGTCTCAAGAAAGGAAGCGGCTGTTCGGGCACGCAAGTCGGCCCCAGAGCCGGTTCCCATCGTGCTGCTCGCGCGTCTCGCCATTGACAAGGCAGAGCAGGGCCAAGGGCTTGGCTCTGCTCTGCTGAAAGACGCATTGCAGCGCGCATACGCGGGGGCGGAGATCATCGGTGGCCGTGCTGTCCTAGTGCACGCCATTGACGCCGAAGCCGCTGCCTTCTACCGCAAGTACGGATTCGAGAGTTGCCCCGGCCTGGAACTGCACCTCATGCTGCTGATGAAGGACCTGCGGACCACGCTTGGCGTCTGA